Below is a window of Candidatus Kapaibacterium sp. DNA.
AAAGCCTGCTAAAGGCTACTACAAGCACAAAAAGCAGACTGGTGGTGCCGGCCAGTATGCCGAGGTCCACCTCCTCATTGAGCCATACGCAGAAGGCATGCCCGACCCAGCAGGACTCACTGTCCGCAGTAAAGAAGAGTACGACCTCCCGTGGGGCGGCAAGCTCGTGTTCCTAAACTGCATCGTTGGGGGCGTCATAGATGCCCGCTTCATGCCAGCCATCTTGAAGGGGATTATGGAGAAGATGCAAGACGGTCCGCTGACGGGCTCGTATGTCCGAGACATCCGCGTCAGCGTCTTCGACGGAAAGATGCACCCCGTGGACTCCAACGAAGCAGCATTCAAGATTGCCGGCATGATGGCCTTCAAGAACGCATTCTTAGAGGCTGACCCAAGGGTGCTGGAGCCCATTTACGAAGTCACGATCACCGTGCCTGACGAGTTCGTCGGCGCCGTCATGAGCGATCTCCCCGCCCGCCGGGCAACGATCCTTGGTGTGGAAAGCGACGGACCCTATCAGCGCATTCGTGCCCACATGCCGTTAGCAGAGCTGGATAGGTACGCCGCGGCCCTCCGCTCGCTGACTCAAGGGCGGGCTACGTACACTCAGCGCTTCGTCGAGTATGTCCCCGTTCCTCCCCACATCCAGCAGAAGCTCGTTGCAGAACACCGTGCCCAGGCTACGGCAGAAGTCTAAGCAACCCCCTGGGATGGTGCTGTAATTTTGCGTGCTGCTCTGAGTGCTGCTGACACGGAGGGATAGAGTCGTGAGTACTGAGGTCGTGTTCTTCTTCTTGTTTGGAGCTGCTGCAATCGGCTCCGCCTTAGCAGTCATCACGCGCCGCAATCCGCTAGCCTCTGCTCTGTGGATGATTGCCTACTTCCTCATGCTGGCAGGGCTCTACCTGACACTCCAAGCGTCGCTGATTGCCGTCATGCAGGTTCTCATCTACGCTGGCGCCATCATGGTGCTGGTGATCTTTGTCGTCATGCTCCTAAATCTTGGCAACCCTGAACAGCTAAGGGAACACTTCAACCCGAGAGTCGTCTTGGCCAGCGCTCTGGGAGCTTTGCTAGTGCTGCAGTTCCTAGTCCTCTTCGTAAGCCGTCCAACGGGCTACTCTGCGCCCTCTCCGCGTGCTGCCGAGATTGGCTCTCCGGAAACTCTCGGACGAGTGCTCTTCACAGACTACCTCTTCCCGTTCGAGGCAGTCTCTCTCCTCCTGCTGGCAGCAGTCGTTGGCGCCGTCGTCCTGGCGAAGCGGAAACTAGAACCATAGAGCAACACTCCGATGACGCGCCTTCCGCTGGAGGCGTACTTGCTCTTGTCGGCAACCCTATTCACGATTGGGGTTGTCGGTGTGCTAACCCGCCGGAATGCCATCGTCATCCTGATGGCGATAGAGATCATGCTCAACGCCGTCAACCTTTCCCTGGTCGGCTTCTCATCGTACTTAGGGAACCCTGAGGGACAGCTGTTGGTCTTCTTCGTGATGGCTGTGGCAGCGGCGGAGGCTGCCGTCGGATTAGCAATCGTGATCGCGCTCTTCCGGAACCGGCAGACTGTCTACGTTGACGAAGTCAACATCATGCGCTGGTAAGCCTGCCAGGTGGTGTCCAGATACCACGCAAGGAACGGTGGGAAGACCTCCAGGAGCTCTGCCGCGCCGACGGAGGCAAATACATAGTCTCTACCCTCAGCGATGCTTCACGCTTCTGTCTGCGCTGGGCTCGTCAGCACTACGAGAATTTCCCTGTAGCCTCTCTGTTGCTGCCCCCACAGACCCGGGTTCACGTTGCCCATCTATACGCGTTCGCCCGCCTGGCCGATGATATCGCTGACCACCCCACAGCCTCCCCAACCGAAAAACTCCAACTCCTGGAGATGCTAGAGCAGAACCTCCTCGAGGCTCTCCGAGCTGAGTCCCTTCCGGGCAACCCCGTCTTGGCAGCCTTCCGCTCCACGCTCCGCTCAACCAGGCTTCCGCTGAGCCTCCCCAAACGGTTGCTTGTGGCATTCCGCTACGATGCCTGCTTCCAACCGTTTGCCACTTGGCAAGATGTGGAGTGGTACTGTCACCATTCAGCTAATCCGATCGGGGAGGCTCTGCTCTTCCTCCATCAGAGCTGTACTCCACAGGCCCTCTGCGCTTCCAATGCTCTCTGCACCGCACTCCAGGTGCTGAACTTCTGGCAAGACCTCTCGGTTGACCTCCCGCGCGGGCGCTGCTACTTCCCACAACAGCTCTTAGAACGGCATGGACTCCCTGAGCCCACAGCGCTGTGGCAGAATTCTACTAAATTGCGACTGTGCCTTGCAGAGGTAGCTGCCTTTGTCCAGCAGCGACTGGAATGGGCAAAGACTCTCTGGCGAGCCGCTAGCCACCCTCGGCTACGGTGGCAGATTGCCCTGACGTTGGCTGCTGCAGATACGCTCTATAAACGCTTGGTGGATCTGGGTGACCGCGTGCTCAGCTACCGCCCACAGTTGAGTGGCATAGATGGAATTGTCCTTCTCATACGGAGTTGGCGGTACCGGAGCCGCTGAGCTGCCCCCAGGTTTCTCCACCACCGCTCCATACCAAAGCAGCTTCGCCTACTCCTTTTTCCTGCTACCTCGTCCACAGCGAGAAGCCTTGGAGACCGTGTACCGCTTCGCGAATGCAGTTGATAGCCTCGTCGACAACACCCCCAACGATTCGGAAGGAGTGCTTGCCAAGAAGCGGCAGTGGCTTGCTTGGTGGCGGCACCAAGTAGAGAGCATTTACACCGGACGAGGCTTCCACCCAGCGCTCCTTCCCTTAGCCCACGTTGTGGAGCGCTTTCAAATCCCGAAGCAATACCTACTCCTTCTCTTGGATGGCTGCGAGCGTGATCTCGTCCAGCGACGGTACCGCACCTTCGAAGAGCTCAAGGAGTACTGCTACTGCGTTGCCAGCAGCATTGGACTCATCTGCATCGAGATCTTCGGCTACAAGCATCCCCAGACCCGCCAGTACGCAATCTACCTAGGCTACGCTCTGCAATTGACGAACATCTTGCGTGATGTCAAGCTGGACAAGGATCGGGGCTACGTCTACCTCCCCCAGGAAGATCTAGAGCGCTTTGACTACACCGAGGAGGATCTCTTCGAAGAACGTTACGATGAGCGCTTCGTGGAGCTCATGCGGTTTGAAGCCCAGCGAGCACGAAGCTTGTACCATACCGCCCGAATGTATCTCCATCCCGATGACCGAGCCACGCTCTTCGCTGCGGAAGCTATGGACTCCATCTACTACCGTCTGCTGGAGAAGATGGAGCTGGGAGACTTCCAAGTCTTCCGACACCGCTACCGAGTCTCACTCCCTCACAAGCTCTGGATTGCCTTCAAGACATGGCTCTCCAGCTACCTCCTCATTCGTCGCCTTCGAAACCTGGTGTGAGCAGCCCCTTCCAGAATTTTCCGAGGTTCGTTCTACCACAGCATCCTCCCGACTATGGAACGGCGCCTTTATCTGGTAGATGGCATGTCTCTGCTCTTCCGAGCATACCATGCCCTCATGCGCACGGGCCTTCATGCTCCAACCGGCGAACCAACGTTCGCTACCTTCGGCTTCGCAAACATGCTCTTAGCGCTGCTCCGAGCTGAGCAGCCCGAACTTTTGGCCGTCGTTTTCGACACCCCCACCCCCACTTTCCGCCACGAGCAGTATGCCGAGTATAAGGCCACCCGCCAAGCCCCGCCGGAGGATTTAGCAATTCAGCTACAGCATGTCAAAGAACTCCTCGACGCGCTCGGTATCCCTCGCATAGAGCTCCCTGGCTACGAAGCAGACGACGTCATTGCGACGCTTGCCCGTCAGGCAGCTGATGCTGGCTATACCGTCTTCTGTGTCACCTCCGACAAAGATTTCTTCCAGCTCCTCTCTGACCGCATCTGCGTGCTCCGCCCCACAACACAGGAAGGAACGAGCTACCAGCTCTGGGACCTCGAACGCTTACAGCAGGAGTGGGGGCTACAACCTGAGCAGATTGTTGACTTCTTGGCCCTCGTTGGAGATCCTGTGGACAATGTCCCTGGCGTCCAAGGGGTCGGGGAAAAGACCGCCC
It encodes the following:
- a CDS encoding NADH-quinone oxidoreductase subunit J, translating into MSTEVVFFFLFGAAAIGSALAVITRRNPLASALWMIAYFLMLAGLYLTLQASLIAVMQVLIYAGAIMVLVIFVVMLLNLGNPEQLREHFNPRVVLASALGALLVLQFLVLFVSRPTGYSAPSPRAAEIGSPETLGRVLFTDYLFPFEAVSLLLLAAVVGAVVLAKRKLEP
- the nuoK gene encoding NADH-quinone oxidoreductase subunit NuoK, producing MTRLPLEAYLLLSATLFTIGVVGVLTRRNAIVILMAIEIMLNAVNLSLVGFSSYLGNPEGQLLVFFVMAVAAAEAAVGLAIVIALFRNRQTVYVDEVNIMRW
- a CDS encoding squalene/phytoene synthase family protein → MRWARQHYENFPVASLLLPPQTRVHVAHLYAFARLADDIADHPTASPTEKLQLLEMLEQNLLEALRAESLPGNPVLAAFRSTLRSTRLPLSLPKRLLVAFRYDACFQPFATWQDVEWYCHHSANPIGEALLFLHQSCTPQALCASNALCTALQVLNFWQDLSVDLPRGRCYFPQQLLERHGLPEPTALWQNSTKLRLCLAEVAAFVQQRLEWAKTLWRAASHPRLRWQIALTLAAADTLYKRLVDLGDRVLSYRPQLSGIDGIVLLIRSWRYRSR
- a CDS encoding squalene/phytoene synthase family protein, which produces MELSFSYGVGGTGAAELPPGFSTTAPYQSSFAYSFFLLPRPQREALETVYRFANAVDSLVDNTPNDSEGVLAKKRQWLAWWRHQVESIYTGRGFHPALLPLAHVVERFQIPKQYLLLLLDGCERDLVQRRYRTFEELKEYCYCVASSIGLICIEIFGYKHPQTRQYAIYLGYALQLTNILRDVKLDKDRGYVYLPQEDLERFDYTEEDLFEERYDERFVELMRFEAQRARSLYHTARMYLHPDDRATLFAAEAMDSIYYRLLEKMELGDFQVFRHRYRVSLPHKLWIAFKTWLSSYLLIRRLRNLV